Proteins found in one Sporosarcina sp. FSL K6-3457 genomic segment:
- a CDS encoding class I adenylate-forming enzyme family protein translates to MNSSQLVARNARKYPQTEAVVGMGKRHTYQELDRLVNQFAHGLQRLEIGQGDRVVLYMPNVPEFAIAYFAVQRLGAIIVPINARMTLTEIDYVLDDSGAKALIVHDLLFEAVKELSSKLLLIKTGGVHKGWTSFDAILTEDGTPIDCNLPEFAESTILYTSGTTGKPKGVLFSYKNILTVAQMICVEMEMKPESRLLIMMPLSHSAPLHLLFMAGLIVGATSVLTPTFTPDLLIDMVEQEKTTHFFGAPVAYLLTAKHPKMATADLSSMEWWIYGGAPLSKTEVEFVQHAFQTDNLVCVYGLTEAGPNGTLLTGSEHATKAGSIGKRAALHAEIMVANAAGEAIQSGEVGEILLRGEGNMIGYYKNEQATAETYTGDWLKTGDLARVDEDGYIWIVDRKKDLIISGGVNIYPKEVEDILVTHPSISEVAVVGVPHPEWGETVKAYFAASEQLNPEEVKKFAEEQLAHYKVPRLYEQVDALPRNASGKILKQPLRKRDNHGTTTTD, encoded by the coding sequence ATGAATAGTTCACAATTGGTGGCACGCAATGCAAGAAAATATCCACAGACGGAAGCGGTTGTAGGAATGGGGAAACGCCATACGTATCAAGAGTTGGATAGATTAGTGAACCAGTTTGCACATGGATTACAGCGTCTTGAGATTGGGCAAGGGGATAGGGTTGTTCTTTATATGCCAAACGTTCCGGAATTCGCGATTGCTTATTTTGCTGTGCAGCGTCTAGGGGCTATTATTGTGCCTATTAATGCTCGGATGACACTTACGGAAATCGACTATGTGCTAGATGATTCCGGAGCTAAAGCGCTCATTGTCCACGACTTATTGTTTGAAGCTGTCAAAGAGTTGAGCAGCAAATTGCTGTTAATCAAAACAGGGGGAGTGCATAAAGGCTGGACTAGTTTTGACGCGATATTGACAGAGGATGGTACACCAATTGACTGTAATTTACCAGAGTTTGCTGAGTCGACAATATTATATACATCGGGGACGACAGGCAAGCCAAAGGGCGTTTTGTTTAGTTATAAAAATATCCTAACGGTTGCGCAAATGATTTGTGTAGAGATGGAAATGAAACCTGAAAGTCGCCTACTAATTATGATGCCGCTTAGCCATTCTGCTCCACTCCATCTGTTATTTATGGCGGGTCTTATTGTAGGGGCGACGAGTGTGTTAACACCGACATTTACACCTGATTTGCTAATCGATATGGTTGAACAGGAGAAAACGACACATTTCTTTGGAGCGCCTGTTGCTTATTTATTGACGGCGAAGCATCCGAAAATGGCAACTGCCGATTTGTCCTCAATGGAGTGGTGGATCTACGGAGGAGCTCCTTTATCGAAAACGGAAGTTGAATTTGTTCAGCACGCTTTTCAAACAGATAATTTAGTTTGTGTTTATGGGCTTACAGAAGCAGGACCAAACGGAACTTTATTGACTGGAAGTGAGCATGCGACGAAGGCTGGAAGTATTGGAAAGAGGGCGGCTCTTCATGCCGAAATCATGGTGGCAAATGCTGCTGGTGAAGCTATTCAGTCTGGTGAAGTCGGTGAAATTCTATTGCGCGGGGAAGGCAATATGATTGGTTACTATAAAAATGAGCAAGCAACAGCAGAAACATATACCGGGGACTGGTTGAAAACAGGCGATTTGGCGAGAGTCGATGAGGATGGTTACATTTGGATTGTTGATCGTAAGAAGGATTTAATCATTTCTGGTGGGGTTAATATTTATCCGAAGGAAGTGGAGGACATTCTAGTTACTCATCCGTCCATCAGTGAGGTGGCGGTTGTCGGTGTGCCACATCCAGAGTGGGGTGAGACTGTGAAAGCGTATTTTGCGGCAAGTGAACAGTTAAATCCGGAAGAGGTCAAAAAGTTTGCCGAGGAGCAATTGGCGCATTATAAGGTTCCACGTCTGTACGAACAAGTCGATGCATTGCCGCGGAATGCATCTGGAAAAATACTCAAGCAACCACTGAGAAAGAGGGATAATCATGGTACTACAACAACGGATTGA
- a CDS encoding DeoR/GlpR family DNA-binding transcription regulator, translating to MLTSERHQLILQMVKEQGVVKIQDLVDATQASESTIRRDLTVLEEERFLKRVHGGAAKLHGMTIEPSMPEKANRNLSEKQKIAMYAASLVEEGDCIYLDAGSTITEMIDYLPEKDLVVVTNGLMHVERLLDKGIRVYVTGGYAKPGTRALAGGSALGSLEQYHFDKCFLGANGIHTVHGFTTPDPEEALVKKKALSMSRETFVLADHTKFGEISFAKITDLKKITIITDELDEDIIDLYKDKTTVKVVMI from the coding sequence TTGTTAACCTCGGAAAGACATCAGTTAATATTGCAGATGGTGAAAGAACAAGGTGTTGTTAAAATTCAAGATTTGGTGGATGCGACGCAGGCTTCTGAGTCAACGATTCGAAGAGATTTAACGGTGCTGGAGGAAGAACGATTTTTAAAGCGCGTGCATGGTGGAGCAGCTAAATTGCATGGTATGACGATTGAACCGAGTATGCCGGAAAAAGCGAATCGAAATTTGAGCGAGAAACAAAAGATTGCGATGTATGCAGCTAGTTTAGTTGAGGAAGGCGATTGCATTTATTTGGATGCTGGTTCAACGATTACAGAAATGATTGATTATCTGCCAGAAAAAGACCTTGTTGTGGTGACAAACGGTTTGATGCATGTTGAACGATTATTGGATAAGGGTATACGTGTCTATGTGACTGGCGGTTATGCGAAGCCCGGGACCCGTGCACTTGCGGGCGGTAGTGCATTAGGTAGTTTAGAACAATATCACTTTGACAAATGTTTTTTAGGAGCAAACGGTATTCATACGGTTCATGGATTTACGACGCCTGATCCTGAGGAAGCTTTAGTAAAAAAGAAAGCGCTGTCAATGTCGCGAGAAACGTTTGTGCTAGCAGATCACACGAAGTTTGGTGAGATTTCATTTGCCAAAATTACAGACTTGAAAAAGATTACGATTATCACAGACGAGTTAGATGAAGACATCATTGATTTATATAAAGATAAAACAACAGTAAAGGTTGTGATGATATGA
- a CDS encoding YhfH family protein: protein MQTNTNRSDKPKKICRECGCEIVEKVESPLYECERCMGLNEE, encoded by the coding sequence ATGCAAACGAACACGAACAGAAGTGACAAGCCGAAAAAGATTTGTCGGGAATGCGGTTGTGAAATTGTAGAGAAGGTGGAATCTCCTCTCTATGAATGTGAGCGGTGCATGGGTTTGAATGAAGAATGA
- a CDS encoding PTS fructose transporter subunit IIABC, protein MKITDLLTRETIVLSMKGADKKGAIEELINQLDKAGKLTNPVDFKKAIFAREAQSTTGIGEGIAIPHAKTTAVKAPAIAFGKSENGIDFQSLDNSPAHLFFMIAAPDGANDTHLAALARLSGLLMNEEVRRLLLAANSEDEILAIINQHDQEDEEQAVEAIPTGGQSVVAVTACPTGIAHTYMAADALKAKAGEMGIAIKVETNGSGGVKNALTKEDIKNATAVIIAADTKVDTNRFIGKHVIQVPVAAGIRRPQELIEKAVNQDAPIFRGDGSKTGGASEEGTAKKSYFYKHLMNGVSNMLPFVVGGGILIAISFMFGILSANPDDPSYNEFAAALMTIGGGNAFGLMIPVLAGFIAMSIADRPGFAPGMVAGLMAATGGAGFLGGLIAGFLAGYIVLLLKKAFSGLPSSLEGIKPVLLYPLFGIFFTGIIMLYVVMDPVTALNAGLSNWLNGLGTGNLVLMGVILAGMMAVDMGGPINKAAFTFGIAMIDAGNFAPHAAIMAGGMVPPLGIALATTIFKNKFTKAEKDAGKTNYIMGATFITEGAIPFAAADPMRVLPAAIIGSAVAGGLTAMFKIGLPAPHGGIFVTWIIEGNPFLYLLAIVVGSLVTALILGLWKKPVQV, encoded by the coding sequence ATGAAAATCACTGATTTATTAACGCGAGAAACGATTGTTTTGTCCATGAAGGGTGCCGATAAAAAAGGGGCCATTGAAGAACTGATCAACCAATTAGACAAAGCAGGGAAGCTTACTAATCCGGTAGATTTTAAGAAAGCTATTTTTGCGAGAGAAGCACAGAGTACGACAGGTATTGGAGAGGGCATTGCGATTCCGCATGCCAAAACAACAGCTGTAAAAGCACCTGCGATTGCGTTTGGTAAGTCAGAAAATGGTATTGATTTTCAGTCATTAGACAACAGTCCAGCCCATTTGTTCTTCATGATAGCTGCTCCGGACGGTGCCAATGACACGCATTTAGCGGCGCTGGCACGTCTATCGGGTCTGTTAATGAATGAAGAGGTTCGAAGACTACTGCTTGCGGCCAATTCGGAGGATGAAATTTTAGCGATTATTAACCAGCATGATCAAGAGGATGAAGAGCAAGCAGTAGAAGCGATTCCGACAGGCGGTCAAAGTGTTGTCGCTGTGACGGCTTGTCCTACTGGGATTGCGCATACGTATATGGCGGCAGATGCGTTGAAAGCTAAAGCTGGAGAAATGGGCATTGCGATTAAAGTGGAAACGAACGGTTCTGGTGGTGTGAAAAATGCATTAACGAAGGAAGATATTAAAAATGCGACGGCTGTCATTATAGCGGCAGATACAAAGGTGGATACCAATCGTTTTATTGGTAAGCATGTGATTCAAGTGCCTGTTGCTGCTGGGATTCGTCGACCACAGGAACTGATTGAAAAAGCAGTCAATCAAGATGCGCCTATTTTTCGAGGTGACGGTAGTAAGACCGGTGGGGCAAGTGAAGAAGGAACAGCGAAGAAATCATACTTTTATAAGCATTTAATGAATGGTGTTTCAAATATGCTACCGTTCGTTGTCGGTGGCGGGATCTTAATCGCGATTTCGTTTATGTTTGGGATTCTTTCAGCAAATCCGGATGATCCATCTTATAATGAATTTGCAGCGGCATTGATGACAATCGGTGGCGGCAATGCATTTGGATTAATGATTCCTGTGCTTGCTGGTTTTATCGCGATGAGTATTGCGGATCGTCCTGGGTTTGCGCCTGGGATGGTCGCTGGATTGATGGCTGCAACAGGTGGCGCAGGTTTCCTTGGTGGTTTAATCGCTGGATTCTTGGCCGGCTATATCGTTTTATTGCTGAAAAAAGCCTTTTCGGGGCTTCCGTCTTCATTGGAGGGCATCAAGCCAGTATTACTGTATCCGTTATTTGGGATATTCTTCACAGGGATTATTATGTTGTATGTAGTGATGGACCCTGTTACAGCACTTAACGCAGGACTTTCTAATTGGTTGAATGGTCTAGGAACAGGGAACTTAGTATTGATGGGTGTTATTCTAGCGGGCATGATGGCAGTTGATATGGGTGGACCGATCAATAAAGCAGCCTTTACATTTGGGATTGCCATGATTGACGCCGGTAACTTTGCGCCACACGCCGCCATTATGGCGGGTGGAATGGTGCCGCCACTTGGGATAGCACTTGCCACAACTATCTTCAAAAATAAGTTTACGAAGGCAGAAAAAGATGCTGGAAAAACGAACTATATTATGGGAGCAACCTTTATAACAGAAGGGGCCATTCCGTTTGCAGCCGCAGACCCAATGCGTGTGCTGCCGGCAGCGATTATCGGCTCGGCTGTTGCCGGTGGATTGACGGCAATGTTTAAAATTGGCTTGCCAGCTCCACATGGTGGAATATTTGTGACGTGGATTATCGAAGGGAATCCATTCTTATACCTTCTTGCCATCGTAGTGGGAAGTTTGGTCACGGCATTGATTTTGGGGCTGTGGAAGAAACCTGTTCAGGTGTAA
- the pfkB gene encoding 1-phosphofructokinase — protein MIYTLTLNPSIDYLITLERLQLGALNRIEQDAKFPGGKGINVSRVLKRLGVDSRPLGFIGGFTGAYLERYLETEQILTDFVHVQEDTRINVKLTTDVETEINGQGPMITKSEYEQLQVKIKYLPEGSTLILSGSVPAALPETTYEDLIKICVENGVQFVVDAEGDLLQKAIAYRPFLIKPNHHELGGLFDVEITEPAAAIPYARQLVEQGAQNVIVSLAGKGAVFVNAELALISSVPVGELQSSVGAGDSLVAGFLAKYLQTNDVEAAFKYGVATGSATAFSVGLATKERIEQLYPKVTIIERSEY, from the coding sequence ATGATTTATACATTGACATTAAATCCTTCGATTGATTACTTAATCACACTTGAACGCTTGCAACTGGGTGCGTTAAATCGGATTGAGCAGGATGCCAAATTTCCGGGTGGCAAAGGCATTAACGTGTCACGTGTGCTGAAGCGATTAGGAGTGGACAGCAGACCATTAGGGTTTATCGGCGGTTTTACAGGTGCTTATTTGGAGCGCTATTTAGAAACAGAGCAAATTTTAACAGATTTTGTGCATGTACAAGAAGATACACGTATTAATGTGAAGTTAACGACGGATGTTGAAACAGAGATTAATGGGCAAGGACCGATGATTACGAAATCGGAGTATGAGCAGCTTCAAGTGAAGATTAAGTATCTTCCAGAAGGCAGCACGTTAATTTTATCAGGTAGTGTGCCGGCGGCTTTACCGGAAACAACGTATGAGGATTTAATTAAAATATGTGTAGAAAATGGTGTGCAGTTTGTAGTGGATGCAGAAGGTGATTTATTGCAAAAAGCCATTGCTTATCGTCCTTTTCTCATTAAGCCGAACCATCATGAGTTGGGTGGATTGTTTGATGTTGAGATTACGGAACCGGCGGCAGCGATTCCTTATGCAAGGCAGTTGGTAGAGCAGGGCGCACAAAATGTCATTGTGTCATTAGCTGGAAAAGGCGCTGTGTTTGTCAATGCGGAGCTTGCGTTGATTTCATCGGTGCCTGTTGGTGAATTACAAAGTTCAGTAGGGGCAGGTGATTCATTGGTAGCAGGATTTTTGGCAAAGTATTTGCAAACGAACGATGTTGAGGCGGCATTCAAGTACGGTGTGGCAACAGGGAGTGCAACGGCGTTTTCAGTTGGCTTGGCAACGAAAGAAAGAATCGAACAGTTATATCCAAAAGTAACGATTATTGAAAGGAGCGAATACTAA
- the aceB gene encoding malate synthase A: MSTGQATSHSIKVLGELTAESEEILTPQALAFLQSLHDTFDGRRKDLLAKRQQRQQDIDRGVKLDFLPETKSIREGDWTIAPLPHDLQDRRVEITGPVDRKMVINALNSGAKTFMACFEDATSPTWANMLEGQLNMKDAVRGTIEFEQQSNGKTYKLNDDIAVLMIRPRGLHLLEKNVVVNGESMAGSFFDFGLYMFHNAKELVAKGSGPYFYLPKLESHLEARLWNDIFVFAQQQLGIPQGTIRATVLIETIMAAFEMDEILYELRDHSAGLNCGRWDYIFSFIKRLRNRPDVILPDRGQVTMTSPFMRAYTLLCVQTCHKRNAPAIGGMAAQIPIKNDPQANDEAFAKVSEDKRREATDGHDGTWVAHPGLVAVALEQFNEHMPTPNQIDRKRQDVQVTAEDLVEVPLGTITEQGLRMNCSVGVQYMASWFRGNGAAPINNLMEDAATAEISRSQVWQWIRHAQGKLEDGRDITEQLVLDILKEELEVIKQKVGEGNFHTGKYEQAAELFSALTLQNDFEEFLTLPGYDNIT, encoded by the coding sequence CTGTCTACGGGGCAAGCAACATCACATTCAATCAAAGTTTTAGGGGAGTTAACGGCTGAGAGTGAAGAAATTTTAACGCCGCAAGCATTGGCGTTTCTGCAATCTCTTCATGACACGTTTGACGGAAGAAGGAAAGACTTGCTTGCGAAGCGACAACAGCGACAGCAAGATATTGATCGGGGGGTCAAACTGGATTTCTTGCCTGAAACGAAGTCGATTCGGGAAGGGGATTGGACGATTGCACCGCTTCCCCATGATCTTCAAGATAGACGGGTAGAAATTACGGGACCCGTTGATCGAAAAATGGTCATCAATGCATTGAATTCTGGTGCAAAAACGTTCATGGCTTGCTTTGAAGATGCGACGTCTCCAACATGGGCAAACATGCTGGAAGGTCAACTCAATATGAAGGATGCTGTTCGCGGGACGATTGAGTTTGAACAGCAGTCTAATGGCAAGACGTATAAGCTGAACGACGATATCGCAGTGTTGATGATTCGACCGCGAGGCTTGCATTTATTGGAGAAAAATGTTGTTGTCAATGGGGAGTCGATGGCAGGGAGTTTCTTCGATTTTGGACTATACATGTTCCATAATGCAAAGGAATTAGTAGCAAAAGGCTCGGGCCCTTACTTTTATTTACCGAAGCTAGAGAGCCATCTGGAAGCGAGATTGTGGAATGATATCTTTGTTTTTGCACAGCAGCAACTCGGCATTCCGCAAGGTACAATCCGCGCAACGGTATTAATTGAAACGATTATGGCGGCGTTTGAGATGGATGAAATTTTGTATGAGCTCCGGGATCATTCAGCAGGATTGAATTGTGGACGTTGGGATTATATTTTCAGCTTCATCAAACGACTACGCAATCGTCCGGATGTTATTTTACCGGATCGTGGGCAAGTGACGATGACGTCCCCGTTCATGCGGGCGTACACATTGCTTTGTGTGCAAACTTGCCATAAACGGAATGCACCAGCCATTGGGGGAATGGCGGCGCAAATTCCGATTAAAAATGATCCGCAAGCAAATGACGAGGCTTTTGCAAAAGTCAGTGAAGATAAGCGGCGGGAAGCAACAGACGGACATGATGGTACATGGGTAGCACATCCGGGACTTGTTGCCGTCGCGTTGGAGCAATTTAACGAACATATGCCGACGCCGAATCAGATTGATCGCAAAAGGCAGGATGTCCAAGTGACTGCGGAAGATTTAGTAGAAGTGCCACTTGGAACAATTACAGAACAAGGATTGCGGATGAATTGCAGTGTCGGCGTTCAGTATATGGCTTCTTGGTTTAGAGGAAACGGTGCAGCGCCCATTAATAATTTAATGGAAGATGCTGCGACCGCGGAAATTTCAAGGTCACAAGTGTGGCAATGGATTCGCCATGCACAAGGGAAATTGGAGGATGGCCGCGACATTACAGAACAATTGGTGTTGGATATATTGAAGGAAGAACTAGAAGTGATTAAGCAGAAAGTCGGTGAAGGCAATTTCCATACAGGGAAATACGAACAGGCGGCTGAACTGTTTTCAGCATTGACCTTGCAAAACGATTTTGAAGAATTTTTGACCTTGCCTGGGTATGACAACATAACATGA
- the pcp gene encoding pyroglutamyl-peptidase I: MKTLLLTGFEPFLTYTVNPTMKIVEELHGTIIGNYKIHSEVLTVDFQSSGEQILKSIAKLQPDAVLSLGLAGGRYKMTPERIAINVKDGEPDNNGHKPVDEVIQAEGQAGYLSTLPVRAMVNGLLEAGLPAEISDTAGTYLCNNVMYEALHYAATQRPTMKSGFLHIPASHELAIQHGRIPSWSHEDLKKGVAVCIGVLAADEA; this comes from the coding sequence ATGAAAACACTTTTACTTACAGGGTTTGAACCCTTTTTAACGTACACCGTCAATCCGACGATGAAAATTGTAGAAGAACTTCACGGCACAATAATCGGTAACTATAAAATCCATAGTGAAGTGTTGACAGTAGATTTTCAATCTTCTGGGGAACAAATTCTCAAGTCTATTGCAAAGCTTCAACCAGATGCTGTTCTATCACTAGGATTAGCAGGTGGACGCTACAAAATGACACCCGAGCGAATTGCTATTAATGTCAAAGATGGTGAGCCGGATAATAACGGCCATAAGCCAGTTGATGAAGTCATTCAGGCGGAGGGGCAAGCGGGTTATCTATCGACATTGCCCGTTCGTGCAATGGTGAATGGGTTACTAGAGGCAGGATTGCCTGCCGAAATTTCGGATACAGCGGGTACTTATTTATGCAACAACGTCATGTACGAGGCATTGCATTATGCGGCAACACAACGTCCGACGATGAAGTCTGGCTTTCTCCATATTCCGGCTTCGCATGAATTGGCTATCCAACATGGACGAATTCCGAGCTGGTCACATGAAGATTTGAAAAAGGGTGTTGCTGTATGTATCGGAGTGTTAGCTGCCGATGAAGCTTAA
- a CDS encoding pyridoxal-phosphate-dependent aminotransferase family protein: MRNEEMLLIPGPTPVVDSIYNAMASETRGHTDPRFVAIYKNAIEQTRTMLQTDGEVFVVAGSGTIAMEMALVNTVVAGEKILVISQGYFGDRFITLGQAFGIEVDVLQTEWGKQVDLADVEAKLAEGHYKAVTITHADTSTGVAADLDALIPIMKKHGALVILDGVCATAAMEENMSKTYGHPDYKIDIILTGSQKAIGVPPGLAIVAFNQTALAARKQIERVPAYYCDIYNWIPIMNDPSKYFATPPVNLIYAYNEGMRLVLEEGMSARITRHTAFGKAVRAALGEYGMTALADETVAASTLSCILYPDGVDDAAFRSALAKKGVIVAGALAHLAGKAFRIGHMGNTTEAMLEQAIELIGDTLNEIGHGVDVEKAVGRFKEEVILNV, translated from the coding sequence ATGCGTAATGAAGAAATGTTGTTAATACCAGGTCCGACACCAGTTGTCGATTCAATTTATAATGCGATGGCCAGTGAAACAAGAGGGCATACCGATCCACGCTTTGTCGCCATTTATAAAAATGCCATTGAGCAGACGAGAACAATGCTGCAAACAGATGGGGAAGTGTTTGTCGTTGCTGGCTCAGGAACGATCGCGATGGAAATGGCGCTCGTCAATACCGTCGTTGCCGGTGAAAAAATATTGGTCATTAGCCAAGGCTATTTCGGCGATCGTTTTATTACATTGGGGCAGGCTTTTGGCATTGAAGTAGACGTCTTGCAGACGGAATGGGGCAAACAGGTTGATCTCGCAGACGTAGAAGCAAAATTGGCAGAAGGTCATTATAAAGCAGTGACGATTACACATGCGGATACATCGACAGGCGTTGCAGCAGATTTAGATGCACTCATACCGATTATGAAAAAGCATGGAGCACTCGTCATTTTAGATGGTGTCTGTGCAACGGCTGCGATGGAAGAGAATATGAGTAAAACTTACGGTCATCCAGACTATAAGATTGACATTATTTTGACGGGCTCCCAAAAAGCAATCGGCGTACCACCGGGCCTGGCGATTGTGGCCTTTAACCAAACGGCACTGGCTGCGCGGAAGCAAATTGAGCGTGTCCCTGCTTATTATTGCGATATTTACAATTGGATTCCGATTATGAATGATCCATCTAAATACTTTGCCACACCTCCTGTGAACTTGATTTATGCTTACAATGAAGGTATGCGACTCGTTTTGGAGGAAGGTATGTCAGCAAGAATTACGCGTCATACTGCATTTGGTAAAGCGGTGCGTGCAGCTTTAGGCGAATACGGCATGACGGCATTAGCCGATGAAACCGTTGCAGCTTCAACGTTAAGCTGTATTTTATATCCAGATGGTGTGGACGACGCAGCATTCCGTTCAGCACTGGCCAAAAAAGGCGTCATCGTCGCAGGTGCGCTCGCTCATTTAGCAGGGAAAGCATTCCGTATTGGGCATATGGGCAATACGACGGAAGCGATGTTGGAGCAGGCAATTGAATTGATTGGCGACACGTTGAATGAAATCGGTCATGGAGTAGATGTCGAGAAGGCTGTTGGGCGATTTAAGGAAGAAGTAATACTAAATGTTTGA
- a CDS encoding acyl-CoA dehydrogenase family protein, whose protein sequence is MVLQQRIDSELEKNFFEYDRTLQMILKKSLSPEFYTYAQQQLMSFGALAANEIDERARHTDREGQPRLEKYDKYGDDVSQVWVNEGYKKTVEETYRTGIVGYVHKEIPELGHKGNYVYSFAQGYLLSQAEPGFHCPVTLTQATAYLLDHYASDEVKKRFLPHVCATGDVELFEGATFLTERQGGSDVGANVVKAVAAGDNYRLYGEKYFASNAGMAGVAMVLARMEGAPEGSRGLSLFAVPWRQEDGSLNGIQIRRLKDKLGVKAVPSGEVEFDGALAYVVGDPSRGFYYMMEALNLSRICNAIASLGIMRRAFNEASMYADRRNAFGKKLTDFPMIRESLATMKAKLEIELATTFDLIQLYDKVTAGKASDEEIVLNRLKIALLKKETAEQAIHYSHEAIEMHGGNGYIEDFVTPRLLRDAQVLTVWEGTANILGLELIRLVNKFSAHTLFMDEMTTRLDAVPDTDWRKRVVGEAEKLAIDLATFARLDPNQQTIEAKALMHEMALLYEAVIALEWAAQYGGQHEKLMEIFIETNWSERVVGETKKSVTYFETVM, encoded by the coding sequence ATGGTACTACAACAACGGATTGATAGCGAACTAGAAAAGAACTTTTTTGAATATGATCGTACACTCCAAATGATATTGAAGAAATCTTTATCACCAGAATTTTACACTTATGCGCAGCAGCAATTAATGAGTTTTGGGGCTTTAGCTGCCAATGAAATTGATGAGCGTGCTAGACATACAGATCGGGAAGGGCAACCTCGCTTAGAAAAATATGATAAATATGGTGATGATGTATCGCAAGTCTGGGTCAATGAAGGCTATAAGAAAACGGTGGAGGAAACGTACCGCACAGGGATTGTCGGGTATGTGCATAAAGAGATACCTGAATTAGGTCATAAGGGGAACTATGTATACAGTTTTGCGCAAGGCTATTTATTGTCACAGGCAGAGCCCGGATTCCATTGTCCGGTGACATTGACGCAAGCAACGGCCTATTTACTTGATCATTATGCCAGTGATGAAGTGAAAAAGAGGTTTCTGCCGCATGTTTGTGCAACGGGGGACGTGGAATTATTTGAAGGGGCGACCTTTCTAACGGAAAGGCAAGGCGGATCTGATGTTGGGGCTAATGTTGTAAAAGCGGTGGCAGCTGGTGATAATTATCGCCTATATGGTGAAAAATATTTTGCGTCCAATGCTGGTATGGCGGGTGTTGCGATGGTTCTTGCGCGGATGGAAGGGGCCCCGGAAGGCTCGCGTGGTTTGAGTTTATTTGCAGTGCCTTGGCGACAAGAGGATGGTTCGTTAAATGGCATCCAGATTCGTAGACTGAAAGATAAGCTTGGCGTCAAAGCGGTACCATCTGGAGAAGTAGAATTCGATGGTGCGCTGGCCTATGTTGTAGGTGATCCATCACGAGGCTTCTATTACATGATGGAAGCATTGAACTTATCGCGTATTTGCAACGCTATTGCGTCCCTTGGCATCATGCGCCGTGCGTTCAATGAGGCGTCCATGTATGCAGATAGACGCAATGCGTTCGGTAAAAAATTAACGGACTTTCCGATGATTCGTGAAAGTCTAGCAACGATGAAGGCAAAGCTAGAAATCGAGCTAGCTACCACATTTGATTTGATTCAGCTATACGACAAAGTAACTGCTGGTAAGGCTTCAGACGAGGAAATTGTGTTGAACCGTTTAAAAATTGCACTCTTGAAAAAAGAAACAGCGGAGCAAGCTATTCATTATTCTCATGAAGCGATTGAGATGCACGGCGGCAATGGTTACATCGAGGATTTTGTTACGCCAAGGCTGCTGCGCGATGCACAAGTGCTAACCGTATGGGAAGGAACAGCCAATATTCTAGGGCTAGAACTCATTCGGCTGGTCAATAAATTCAGTGCACATACCTTATTTATGGATGAAATGACGACGAGGCTCGATGCTGTTCCTGATACTGACTGGCGCAAGCGAGTAGTTGGTGAAGCTGAAAAATTGGCAATAGATCTTGCAACGTTTGCGAGGCTAGATCCTAATCAACAAACGATTGAAGCCAAAGCATTAATGCACGAAATGGCACTGCTCTATGAAGCAGTAATCGCTCTGGAATGGGCAGCTCAGTATGGTGGTCAGCATGAAAAACTGATGGAAATCTTCATTGAAACGAATTGGTCGGAGCGTGTAGTTGGTGAGACGAAGAAAAGTGTGACGTATTTTGAAACTGTAATGTAA
- a CDS encoding MerR family transcriptional regulator → MNIQIYLKGEAAIKDISEVARIYGVSTRTIRYYEELGLLQPDRTKGNKRIYSKAEIVKLRLILRGKRYGFTLDEIKEMILLFDKDRTGRKQLERTIEFGHEKVDQIEAKIQELTDMKAEMEQLLAGFANKLNDLKGE, encoded by the coding sequence TTGAATATTCAAATATATCTAAAGGGGGAGGCAGCTATCAAGGATATTAGTGAGGTTGCAAGGATATATGGGGTATCAACGCGTACCATTCGTTATTACGAAGAGCTTGGGTTGTTACAACCAGATCGAACGAAGGGCAACAAGCGAATTTATTCGAAAGCAGAAATTGTAAAATTGCGGCTCATCCTTCGTGGCAAACGTTATGGTTTCACGTTGGATGAAATCAAGGAAATGATTTTGCTGTTCGATAAAGACCGCACGGGGCGTAAGCAATTGGAGCGCACCATTGAATTTGGTCATGAAAAAGTTGACCAAATAGAAGCAAAGATTCAAGAGCTGACGGATATGAAAGCGGAAATGGAACAGCTTCTTGCTGGCTTCGCGAACAAGTTAAACGACCTAAAGGGGGAGTAG